In one window of Leptospira bourretii DNA:
- a CDS encoding periplasmic-type flagellar collar protein FlbB: MASVTDSTRSFFLIVLIFFLIAIGFFVFDYFQVINAEDYLPFLKKQAGLVNQDLLSPTELEKLEMEKAKERLIADREELEQMKRELEEKSSSLHADKERLEELKEGIQRKEKEMADKQKKDNARAEKVKVLANKVANMPPESARDMLINWPDYDIIEVFEQMDRDAEEEGRQTITTYLLTLFPAERRSVISNKWLDAGAKNVPNYGKSIDEDNDEP; the protein is encoded by the coding sequence ATGGCAAGTGTAACCGATAGCACAAGATCGTTTTTCTTAATCGTTCTCATTTTTTTCTTAATCGCCATTGGTTTTTTTGTATTCGATTATTTCCAAGTCATCAATGCGGAAGACTATTTACCTTTCTTAAAAAAACAAGCTGGCCTTGTGAACCAAGACCTTCTTTCGCCAACCGAACTTGAAAAATTGGAAATGGAAAAAGCAAAAGAAAGACTGATAGCTGACCGCGAAGAATTGGAACAAATGAAACGGGAGTTAGAAGAAAAATCTTCTTCCCTTCACGCTGACAAAGAACGTTTGGAAGAACTGAAAGAAGGAATCCAACGAAAAGAAAAAGAAATGGCGGATAAACAAAAAAAGGACAATGCACGTGCCGAAAAAGTAAAAGTCCTAGCCAACAAAGTCGCCAACATGCCACCAGAATCAGCTAGGGATATGTTAATCAATTGGCCTGATTATGACATCATCGAAGTGTTTGAACAAATGGACAGGGATGCGGAAGAAGAAGGAAGGCAAACCATTACTACCTACTTACTCACTTTATTTCCAGCAGAAAGAAGGTCTGTGATTTCCAACAAGTGGTTGGATGCGGGAGCCAAAAATGTTCCTAATTACGGTAAAAGTATTGATGAGGATAACGACGAACCTTAA
- a CDS encoding guanylate kinase yields MNVRPNLYIISSVAGGGKSTIIAALLKEFPDFYFSVSCTTREPRPGDVEGQTYYFLSTEEFQKRIAAGQFYEWAEVHGNYYGTPKDPILEAIRDHRVALLDLDVQGAKSVKALRPESVTIFIEPPSREIWIERLIRRGTDSQTSIERRIENGIRELDEAPNFDYVVVNDRLEDAIRDVKSILFGTKK; encoded by the coding sequence TTGAACGTTCGTCCTAATTTGTATATTATCTCTTCCGTGGCTGGAGGTGGAAAGTCTACCATCATTGCAGCTCTCCTCAAAGAATTTCCTGATTTTTATTTTTCTGTTTCTTGTACCACAAGGGAACCAAGGCCGGGAGATGTGGAAGGCCAAACTTACTATTTTTTATCGACCGAAGAATTTCAAAAACGAATCGCAGCAGGCCAATTCTATGAATGGGCAGAAGTACATGGAAATTATTATGGAACCCCCAAGGATCCAATTTTAGAGGCCATTCGTGACCATCGTGTTGCTCTTTTGGATTTGGATGTACAAGGTGCTAAATCAGTGAAAGCCCTTCGGCCTGAGTCCGTGACCATCTTTATTGAACCACCGAGTCGTGAGATTTGGATTGAACGTTTGATCCGCAGAGGAACCGATTCCCAAACCAGTATCGAACGACGGATTGAAAATGGAATTCGGGAATTGGATGAAGCACCAAACTTTGATTACGTGGTTGTGAATGATCGATTGGAAGACGCCATTCGAGACGTCAAATCCATCTTGTTTGGAACCAAAAAATAA
- a CDS encoding DUF370 domain-containing protein, protein MSSFPILNVGFSNVVFVSKILTILQADSAGAKRLRSEAKSESRLIDATGGRKTRSVLVLDSGHILLSAIRPESLSKRLESGDNHIGEGEEEQED, encoded by the coding sequence ATGTCTTCGTTTCCGATACTCAATGTTGGTTTTTCTAATGTAGTATTTGTATCGAAAATTCTTACTATCCTTCAGGCGGATTCTGCAGGTGCCAAACGACTGCGCTCTGAGGCAAAATCGGAAAGTCGACTCATCGATGCTACTGGTGGTCGGAAGACCCGTTCCGTCCTCGTTTTGGACTCCGGCCATATCCTTCTCTCAGCCATTCGCCCCGAAAGTTTGTCCAAAAGACTAGAATCAGGAGACAACCATATTGGTGAGGGAGAGGAGGAACAAGAAGATTGA
- a CDS encoding FapA family protein gives MSLSEFLTEELKEFDRKEKEQVEVIADTIEECLAIASQHLGRKVHEIDYTVLKRGKKSLFFSEPYHIRASIIPDDLLLDELSLLDEHLTGGSGKLVSKDLKELVTPKNKDGRVTVKIYRTGVFLTVYPPTGEGLEMTMTDVSKKLSFRGIAGVDQTLINKILKEKKGEPALISNQKPKAGNDSSCNVEIAQENMRAFVTVFPPRPGGRDLEVSDIVAALKGMGVAYGLKEDEIRKNLDEDVVNKPFIGAEGDFPVNGKNAEIKYYVRTEKKINFKEDQSGRVDYKDLDMIENVVVGQLLAEKLPAEKGKFGRNLFGMVLPAKDGLDTELKQGKGTILSEDKMRLTAEVNGQVLYAAGRLSVETVYRINGDVGVRTGNVTFLGSIIITGNVEDNYSVKAAGNIEIYGTVQKAIVEADGDIIVRQGVTGREEARVESTGGNIVAKFIQNATCITEKDIIVQEGILHSHLMAGGKISCKGKRGQIVGGTIQAAQLISAKIIGSQANPQTDLIVGNNPKILKQIQEYEEKRNENQDKLDQLTKTMRTLKARKEADPASFTAEQDAHLQKLEAGTKKLEKRIAEAGKDIQTLTEYMDEQAANGRISVEKTIFPGVTIRIRNAEFKLRHETKAKTFYEEESQVRSAPYEDPDETKNDWRKKRGRGKSKN, from the coding sequence ATGTCTCTCTCTGAATTTCTTACAGAGGAACTGAAAGAGTTCGACCGTAAGGAAAAAGAACAAGTAGAAGTCATTGCTGATACCATCGAAGAGTGTCTAGCAATTGCATCGCAGCACTTGGGTCGTAAGGTTCACGAAATTGATTATACAGTTTTAAAAAGAGGAAAAAAATCCCTTTTCTTTTCTGAACCTTATCATATCCGAGCCTCCATCATTCCTGATGATTTATTATTAGATGAATTAAGTCTACTTGATGAACATCTAACGGGTGGTAGTGGGAAATTAGTATCCAAAGACTTAAAAGAACTTGTGACTCCTAAAAATAAAGATGGTCGAGTCACAGTAAAAATATATAGAACTGGCGTATTTTTAACGGTTTATCCTCCTACTGGGGAAGGGTTGGAAATGACCATGACAGATGTTTCCAAAAAACTTTCCTTTCGTGGTATTGCCGGTGTTGACCAAACATTGATCAATAAAATCCTCAAAGAAAAAAAAGGGGAACCTGCTCTTATCTCCAATCAAAAACCAAAGGCCGGAAACGATTCCAGTTGCAACGTAGAAATCGCTCAGGAAAATATGCGAGCTTTTGTAACTGTGTTTCCACCAAGGCCTGGTGGACGCGATTTAGAAGTCTCTGACATTGTTGCGGCTCTCAAAGGAATGGGCGTGGCGTATGGACTGAAAGAAGATGAAATTCGTAAAAATCTAGATGAAGATGTTGTGAACAAACCTTTTATTGGGGCCGAAGGTGATTTCCCTGTGAACGGTAAAAATGCGGAAATCAAATACTATGTTCGCACAGAAAAGAAAATCAACTTCAAGGAAGATCAATCAGGTCGAGTCGATTACAAAGATTTAGATATGATTGAAAACGTTGTCGTGGGACAATTGTTAGCCGAAAAGCTTCCTGCAGAAAAAGGGAAGTTTGGTCGCAATTTATTTGGAATGGTTTTGCCTGCCAAAGATGGTTTGGATACAGAACTCAAACAAGGAAAAGGAACCATCTTGTCGGAAGACAAAATGCGTCTCACTGCCGAGGTCAACGGACAAGTGTTATACGCTGCTGGCCGATTATCTGTGGAAACCGTTTACCGAATCAATGGAGACGTGGGAGTTCGTACTGGAAATGTTACCTTCCTTGGCTCTATCATCATCACAGGAAACGTGGAAGATAACTATTCTGTTAAAGCGGCAGGAAATATTGAAATTTATGGAACGGTCCAAAAAGCCATCGTCGAAGCCGATGGTGATATCATTGTGCGCCAAGGGGTAACCGGAAGAGAGGAAGCAAGAGTGGAGTCCACAGGGGGAAACATTGTTGCGAAATTCATTCAGAACGCTACTTGTATTACAGAAAAAGACATCATTGTCCAAGAAGGAATTTTACATTCCCATTTGATGGCAGGGGGAAAAATCTCCTGTAAAGGAAAACGAGGCCAGATTGTGGGAGGAACCATCCAAGCTGCCCAACTGATCTCTGCCAAAATCATCGGCTCCCAAGCCAATCCGCAAACCGACCTCATTGTGGGGAACAACCCCAAGATCTTAAAGCAGATCCAGGAATACGAAGAAAAACGAAACGAAAACCAGGATAAGTTGGACCAGCTGACAAAGACCATGCGCACTCTCAAGGCGAGAAAGGAAGCGGACCCGGCCAGTTTTACTGCCGAACAAGACGCCCATTTGCAGAAATTAGAAGCTGGGACCAAAAAACTGGAGAAACGGATCGCTGAGGCTGGAAAGGACATCCAAACCCTCACCGAGTATATGGACGAACAGGCTGCTAATGGCCGTATTTCGGTCGAGAAGACCATTTTCCCAGGAGTCACGATCCGCATCCGCAACGCAGAGTTCAAACTCCGCCACGAGACCAAGGCCAAAACTTTCTACGAAGAAGAGTCCCAGGTCCGTAGCGCGCCTTACGAAGATCCGGACGAAACGAAAAATGACTGGAGAAAAAAGAGAGGGCGTGGTAAGTCTAAGAATTAA
- the whiG gene encoding RNA polymerase sigma factor WhiG, translating into MSRLLDKYNQFDETDLWKKYRVTKDAEIRSYLVEKYSPLVKHVAGRIAIGMPQNVEFEDLVSYGVFGLLDAIEKFDPSREIKFKTYAMTRIRGSIFDELRSVDWIPRSIRQKAKQLENIIAMLENKEGKKVDDEEIAKELGVSMEEYNSLLAKLSGTSLVSLNDIWFLGDENDEVSFMETLESPMNMNPDNIIEKEEIKNVIVEAIQSLPEKEKKVIVLYYYEDLTLKEIGEVLEVTESRISQLHTKAVARLRSKLSKVKSAIQKR; encoded by the coding sequence ATGTCAAGATTGCTAGACAAATACAATCAGTTTGATGAGACAGATCTTTGGAAAAAATACCGTGTCACTAAGGATGCGGAGATCCGAAGTTACCTTGTTGAAAAATATTCACCTCTCGTCAAACACGTGGCAGGGCGGATTGCAATTGGTATGCCTCAAAATGTCGAGTTTGAAGACCTCGTCAGTTATGGCGTCTTTGGTCTGTTAGATGCCATTGAAAAATTCGACCCTTCCAGAGAAATTAAATTTAAAACATATGCGATGACCCGTATCCGTGGGTCCATCTTTGACGAACTTAGAAGTGTGGATTGGATTCCGCGTTCCATTCGTCAAAAAGCAAAACAACTTGAAAACATCATTGCCATGCTTGAAAACAAGGAAGGCAAAAAAGTGGATGATGAAGAGATCGCAAAAGAACTCGGCGTCTCCATGGAAGAATACAATTCACTCCTAGCAAAACTTTCTGGAACCTCTCTTGTGTCTCTCAATGATATTTGGTTTCTCGGTGATGAGAACGATGAAGTTTCCTTTATGGAAACTCTCGAGTCTCCGATGAATATGAACCCTGACAATATCATCGAAAAAGAAGAAATCAAAAACGTAATTGTAGAAGCCATTCAATCGCTTCCGGAAAAAGAAAAGAAAGTCATTGTACTCTATTATTATGAAGACCTCACTCTCAAAGAAATTGGTGAGGTTTTGGAAGTTACGGAATCAAGAATTTCCCAACTTCATACAAAAGCAGTCGCAAGGCTTCGTAGCAAACTCTCCAAAGTAAAATCCGCGATCCAGAAAAGGTAA
- a CDS encoding MinD/ParA family protein — protein MDQAANLRKLTESGAGLKLVQPQDTVKKTKIIAVASGKGGVGKSTVSVNLAISIAKTGLKVLIFDGDLGLANVNVLLGIIPKYNLYHVVKGHKSLKDIVISTPEGVDIIAGASGYSQLANLNETQRNNLIKGFAELDRYDVMIIDTGAGISANVIGLVMPADEVVVVTTPEPTSITDSYGLIKSIVSQSKDKNLKIIVNRVRSAIEGKKVADRVIDISGQFLEVQVENLGFIFQDEEVEKSIREQKPFIIGAPRSKAAACLTRVTHTLLQTEGGFSDEEGLTGFFKKFFSFVDFKEKEMDEKMEEDN, from the coding sequence ATGGACCAAGCTGCAAATCTTAGAAAGCTCACTGAATCTGGTGCTGGATTAAAACTTGTTCAACCCCAGGACACAGTGAAAAAAACCAAAATCATTGCGGTGGCATCTGGAAAAGGTGGTGTAGGAAAGAGTACAGTTTCTGTTAACCTCGCCATCTCTATTGCCAAGACAGGACTCAAAGTTTTAATTTTTGATGGTGACTTAGGTCTTGCGAACGTAAACGTCCTACTTGGCATCATTCCTAAATACAATTTATACCATGTGGTGAAAGGCCATAAGTCTTTAAAAGACATCGTCATCTCCACTCCAGAAGGGGTAGACATCATTGCAGGTGCCTCTGGGTATTCTCAACTTGCCAATCTCAACGAAACACAAAGAAACAATTTAATCAAAGGATTCGCAGAACTTGATCGTTACGACGTCATGATCATTGACACTGGTGCTGGAATTTCTGCCAATGTGATTGGGCTTGTGATGCCGGCAGATGAAGTTGTTGTGGTCACAACACCAGAGCCAACTTCCATTACCGATTCTTATGGCCTGATCAAATCCATTGTTTCCCAATCCAAAGACAAAAATCTAAAAATCATCGTCAACCGGGTTCGTTCTGCGATAGAAGGGAAAAAAGTTGCCGACCGTGTCATTGATATCTCTGGTCAATTTTTAGAAGTACAAGTGGAAAACTTGGGATTTATCTTCCAAGATGAAGAAGTAGAAAAATCGATCCGGGAACAAAAACCATTCATTATCGGAGCTCCTCGCTCTAAAGCAGCAGCTTGCCTGACTCGAGTCACTCACACCCTCTTACAAACCGAAGGTGGGTTTTCCGATGAAGAAGGACTCACAGGGTTCTTTAAAAAATTCTTTAGCTTTGTTGATTTCAAAGAAAAGGAAATGGATGAGAAGATGGAGGAAGACAACTAA
- the flhF gene encoding flagellar biosynthesis protein FlhF — protein sequence MDFVKIRGKDLQDCIMQMKMKYGPEAHLYDQRVITEGGLFGTGLMAQRMYEIDVGVPEKQNSKERIERKLKDLKELIKQKQKTESLPESSLVGIGSNQSSAGNLHLRKKNIDAVRPFSERRRRQNPPVYEIEAEEERPVGLSISEAKDSILEVATPSKPRSPERHPHIQRLIDRLLNEGMSSNFLDEMAIALERRLSAVDLTRYANVTEKAVTYLEERIQIDSDLFSGTPRGKRKVIFFVGPTGSGKTTSIAKLAAKYSLHMGKKVSLYTTDNYRIAAIDQLKFYADAMGLPFYAAKDLRKWKETIVRDGSELILVDTAGYSHRKSENLEKLQEFYQVFGEKDYIETVLVLSSTVSKDNALAVANAYESVGYKRILLTKLDEAEFLGSVVELADTIHREFAFLSVGQDVPFDILNASKKLLAECVIFPEKLKGIAGEVFEKTV from the coding sequence ATGGATTTTGTAAAAATCCGAGGCAAAGACTTACAAGACTGCATCATGCAGATGAAAATGAAATACGGTCCAGAGGCACATCTCTATGACCAAAGGGTGATCACAGAAGGTGGGCTTTTTGGTACAGGGCTTATGGCCCAACGGATGTACGAAATTGATGTAGGTGTTCCCGAAAAACAAAATTCCAAAGAGAGAATTGAACGTAAGTTAAAGGATCTCAAAGAACTCATCAAACAAAAGCAGAAAACAGAATCCCTTCCTGAATCAAGTCTTGTTGGAATTGGATCGAACCAATCTTCTGCTGGAAATCTCCATCTTCGCAAAAAAAATATCGATGCCGTTCGTCCTTTTTCTGAGCGCCGTCGTAGACAAAATCCTCCTGTTTACGAAATTGAAGCGGAAGAAGAAAGACCAGTTGGTTTATCCATTTCGGAAGCAAAAGATTCCATACTTGAGGTGGCGACCCCATCAAAACCAAGGTCACCGGAAAGACACCCTCATATCCAAAGACTCATTGATCGTTTGTTAAACGAAGGGATGTCTTCCAATTTTTTAGATGAAATGGCGATCGCTTTAGAACGTAGGTTATCAGCAGTGGATCTCACTCGTTATGCGAATGTGACTGAGAAGGCTGTGACCTATCTAGAGGAAAGAATCCAAATCGACTCTGATTTGTTTAGCGGGACCCCTCGTGGAAAACGAAAAGTGATATTTTTTGTAGGACCGACTGGATCAGGAAAAACAACATCCATTGCAAAACTAGCAGCAAAGTACAGTTTGCACATGGGTAAAAAAGTTTCCCTGTATACGACTGACAACTATCGGATTGCGGCCATCGACCAACTTAAGTTTTATGCAGATGCGATGGGACTGCCGTTTTATGCAGCCAAAGATTTACGCAAATGGAAGGAGACCATTGTGCGCGATGGATCGGAACTGATCCTTGTCGACACTGCTGGTTATTCCCACAGGAAGTCTGAAAACCTAGAAAAACTTCAGGAATTCTACCAAGTTTTTGGGGAAAAGGATTATATTGAAACAGTCTTAGTGCTTTCCTCCACCGTCTCAAAAGACAATGCGCTCGCAGTTGCGAATGCCTATGAATCGGTCGGGTATAAAAGAATTTTATTAACGAAGCTGGATGAAGCAGAATTTTTAGGTTCTGTAGTGGAATTGGCCGATACTATTCACAGGGAATTCGCATTTTTAAGTGTGGGCCAGGATGTTCCTTTTGATATCCTAAATGCCTCGAAAAAACTTCTTGCCGAATGTGTGATTTTTCCGGAAAAATTGAAAGGGATAGCGGGGGAGGTCTTCGAGAAGACCGTGTAA
- the mnmD gene encoding tRNA (5-methylaminomethyl-2-thiouridine)(34)-methyltransferase MnmD codes for MEPVNPRNNLKNPIEFKDGVPVSLLFDDVYFSKEGGWEESNYVFLEGNRVTAKLEKTEKSKFRIGELGFGSGLNLFVTLEIWKSLDHPRPTEFISLEGYPLPKEILLSLNNSYPKKELWFDELILSYEKALEIWQIDNSRNLWTYRWEHSNLRSHFDLKVFFGDIKHCLPQFPEIDVWYMDGFSPGKNPDMWSQESLRLLKTKSIPGTSFATFSSAGFLRRGLAELGFVVEKKKGFGRKREMISGYLESTK; via the coding sequence ATGGAACCAGTCAATCCCAGAAATAATCTAAAAAACCCCATCGAGTTCAAAGATGGAGTCCCCGTATCCTTGTTATTTGATGATGTCTATTTTTCCAAAGAAGGTGGTTGGGAAGAATCTAATTATGTATTCCTCGAAGGGAACAGAGTTACTGCAAAACTAGAAAAAACGGAAAAATCCAAATTTCGAATTGGAGAATTAGGATTTGGTTCAGGGCTAAATTTGTTCGTAACTCTAGAAATATGGAAGTCGTTAGATCACCCTAGACCAACTGAGTTCATTAGTTTAGAAGGTTACCCTTTGCCAAAAGAAATTCTCTTATCGCTAAACAATAGTTACCCGAAAAAGGAGCTTTGGTTTGATGAATTGATCCTATCCTATGAGAAAGCTTTGGAAATTTGGCAAATCGATAACTCCCGAAATCTCTGGACTTATAGGTGGGAACATTCCAATCTTCGAAGTCATTTTGATTTAAAAGTATTTTTTGGTGATATAAAACATTGCCTTCCTCAATTCCCAGAAATTGATGTTTGGTATATGGATGGATTTTCGCCAGGAAAAAATCCAGATATGTGGTCCCAAGAATCCTTACGATTGTTAAAAACAAAGTCTATTCCAGGAACTAGTTTTGCAACATTCTCCTCGGCTGGATTTCTGAGAAGAGGTCTCGCCGAACTTGGATTTGTTGTAGAAAAGAAAAAAGGATTTGGACGCAAACGAGAAATGATTTCAGGATATTTGGAATCAACTAAATGA
- the mnmC gene encoding FAD-dependent 5-carboxymethylaminomethyl-2-thiouridine(34) oxidoreductase MnmC has translation MNANVKKAVVVGAGISGASICFALKKRNIQTILLDAESGPAQHASGNPIGVVYPFLTKHKLAESEFSLAAFQYFLSIWEDFHLKSLVPHADGIYFLMDTDTAYDRYSNAIKSHQIPDNVASEKIEPFSSLPAIFFPNGKSVSPVDLTKQILTISNPETKYSCKLHSWEETENEEKVICQTSDGEIQCDYLFLSQGYQFANDPHSNWLPLQKVRGQILKFPEKKPTNTHGILYGDYITSAIDGYQVLGATFDEYKLEENPRPEESILLWQKLTKMLPNLSEPWGPQNPSLFPTRVSYRTQSQDRHPVVGKLPNMSKLDLSVKYQNVLRNGKKQMDIPYYKSVGILNGLGSRGLTHALFAAEILVSEMIEDQKVTTESISKSLKPDRFLLRMWKREQLT, from the coding sequence ATGAACGCAAACGTGAAGAAAGCCGTAGTAGTAGGAGCTGGAATTTCAGGGGCAAGTATTTGTTTTGCGTTAAAAAAAAGAAATATCCAAACCATTCTCCTCGATGCTGAATCGGGGCCTGCCCAACATGCAAGTGGAAATCCAATCGGTGTCGTATATCCCTTCCTCACAAAACACAAACTAGCCGAATCAGAATTCTCGCTTGCAGCCTTTCAATATTTTCTTTCGATTTGGGAAGATTTCCATTTAAAATCACTTGTCCCTCATGCAGATGGTATTTATTTTCTTATGGACACCGATACAGCTTACGATCGTTATTCGAACGCAATCAAATCTCATCAAATTCCAGACAATGTCGCAAGTGAAAAAATCGAACCGTTCTCTAGTTTGCCCGCAATTTTTTTCCCTAACGGAAAATCTGTTTCTCCTGTGGACCTAACAAAACAAATACTAACCATTTCCAATCCAGAAACCAAGTATTCTTGTAAATTACATAGTTGGGAAGAAACAGAAAACGAAGAGAAAGTCATTTGCCAAACTTCAGATGGAGAAATCCAATGCGACTACTTATTTCTAAGTCAAGGATACCAATTTGCAAACGATCCACATTCAAACTGGTTACCTTTACAAAAGGTGAGAGGACAAATTCTAAAGTTCCCTGAAAAAAAACCAACAAATACTCATGGAATTCTCTATGGCGATTATATCACTTCAGCAATCGACGGTTATCAAGTATTAGGTGCAACATTCGACGAATACAAACTTGAGGAAAACCCAAGACCTGAAGAATCAATTTTACTTTGGCAAAAACTAACAAAAATGCTACCAAATCTTTCAGAACCTTGGGGACCACAAAACCCAAGTTTGTTTCCAACAAGAGTCAGTTACCGTACCCAATCACAAGATAGGCACCCGGTTGTGGGGAAATTGCCCAATATGTCAAAACTGGATCTATCTGTGAAATACCAAAACGTATTGCGGAATGGGAAAAAACAAATGGATATCCCTTATTACAAATCTGTAGGGATTCTAAATGGCCTTGGGTCAAGAGGGCTCACTCATGCATTATTTGCTGCGGAGATTTTGGTTTCTGAAATGATTGAAGATCAGAAGGTAACTACAGAATCTATTTCTAAATCTTTGAAACCTGATCGATTTTTGCTTCGTATGTGGAAACGAGAGCAGCTAACATAG